One window of the Ammospiza caudacuta isolate bAmmCau1 chromosome 9, bAmmCau1.pri, whole genome shotgun sequence genome contains the following:
- the RBP4 gene encoding retinol-binding protein 4 — protein MLFSVCCRDRMAHTQRALPWLLLLSLALVGSSTAERDCRVSSFKVKENFDKTRYSGTWYAMAKKDPEGLFLQDNVVAQFSVDENGQMTATAKGRVRLFNNWDVCADMIGSFTDTEDPAKFKMKYWGVASFLQKGNDDHWVVDTDYDTYALHYSCRQLNADGTCADSYSFVFSRDPKGLPPDALKIVRQRQIDLCLDRKYRVIAHNGFCS, from the exons ATGCTATTCTCTGTTTGCTGTAGGGACAGGATGGCCCACACACAgagagctctgccctggctgctgctgctgtcactggccttggtgggcagcagcactgcagagcgGGACTGCCGAGTAAGCAGCTTCAAAGTCAAGGAGAACTTCGACAAGACCAGG TACAGTGGCACCTGGTATGCCATGGCAAAAAAAGATCCTGAGGGGCTGTTTCTGCAGGACAATGTGGTGGCCCAGTTCAGCGTAGATGAGAATGGACAAATGACTGCCACTGCAAAGGGCAGAGTCAGACTCTTCAA TAACTGGGATGTCTGTGCTGACATGATCGGCTCTTTCACTGACACAGAGGATCCTGCCAAGTTCAAGATGAAGTACTGGGGAGTCGCCTCTTTTCTGCAGAAAGGAA atgaTGATCACTGGGTAGTGGACACAGATTATGATACATATGCTCTTCATTACTCCTGCCGCCAGCTAAATGCAGATGGCACTTGTGCTGACAGCTACTCCTTTGTGTTCTCCCGGGACCCCAAGGGATTGCCTCCAGATGCACTGAAAATTGTCAGACAAAGGCAGATAGACCTCTGTTTGGACAGGAAATACAGAGTTATCGCCCATAATG GATTTTGCTCTTAA
- the FFAR4 gene encoding free fatty acid receptor 4 yields MPVSRGTPGWNKTYFPFFSDFRGHNVTALRIGESCALAFIFVLSLAGNIWGICLLVRRHRRLCAANCLVLNLFCADLLFITAMPFIAVVRWTESWVLGNFVCHLLLYVVSLSGTVILLSLSAVSLERFVSIARLRHAAFRRRKVLAAALLLIWGLAAIATLPLCCFFTVVRLPAPAGQDIYICTLDWPSTAGETVWDTTFAIFFFLIPGFIIVISYSKILQITKASRRSLNAGLAYPEHHQIRVSQQDYKLFRALFLLMVSFFIMWTPIIVIIFLILVQNFKEDLNILPSVFFWIVLFTFANSAVNPILYNVAYFRRKCQEIFLCCTGNPERHRAGTETTVRRSNHEQPHLSCITR; encoded by the exons ATGCCCGTGTCCAGGGGCACACCAGGATGGAATAAGACCTATTTCCCCTTCTTCTCGGACTTCAGGGGCCACAATGTGACGGCCTTGCGCATCGGCGAGTCATGTGCCCTGGCCTTCATCTTCGTGTTGTCGTTGGCGGGAAACATCTGGGGCATCTGCCTGCTGGTGAGGCGGCACCGCCGGCTCTGTGCCGCCAACTGCCTCGTCCTCAACCTCTTCTGCGCCGACCTGCTCTTCATCACTGCCATGCCCTTCATCGCCGTCGTGCGCTGGACCGAGTCCTGGGTGCTGGGCAACTTCGTTTGCCACCTGCTCCTCTATGTGGTGAGCTTGAGCGGCACCGtcatcctcctctccctgtcGGCCGTCAGCCTGGAGCGCTTCGTCAGCATCGCCCGGCTGCGCCACGCCGCCTTCCGCCGTCGCAAGGTGCTGGCCGCCGCCTTGCTTCTCATCTGGGGTCTCGCCGCCATCGCCACCCTCCcgctctgctgcttcttcacCGTGGTGCGACTGCCCGCCCCCGCCGGCCAG GACATTTATATTTGCACCCTGGATtggcccagcactgcaggagaaACAGTGTGGGATACAAcctttgccatttttttctttctgatacCAGGATTCATCATTGTCATCAGTTACTCCAAAATCTTACAG ATTACAAAAGCATCAAGAAGAAGTTTAAATGCTGGTTTAGCCTATCCAGAACATCATCAGATTCGTGTTTCCCAGCAAGACTACAAACTATTCCGAGCCCTTTTTTTGTTGATGGTCTCTTTCTTCATTATGTGGACTCCAATaatagtaattatttttttaattttagttcaGAACTTCAAAgaagatttaaatattttgccatCAGTTTTCTTCTGGATAGTATTATTCACTTTTGCCAACTCTGCTGTCAATCCAATTCTGTATAATGTTGCCTATTTCAGACGTAAATGTCAGGAAATTTTTCTCTGTTGTACAGGGAACCCTGAAAGGCATAGAGCAGGTACAGAAACCACTGTAAGAAGAAGTAACCATGAACAGCCACATTTGTCTTGCATTACCAGATAA